A part of Blastopirellula marina genomic DNA contains:
- the atpB gene encoding F0F1 ATP synthase subunit A, with protein MAANEVLLHIKDSFYFEVPKWLWPKNHETVQDFPDVWVRLDPQFQEWQAEQVFHELSSEEAEGLPSEHDFLHNYEHWKHEEGNHGKPIQRYLAELAAPKEEGGEGLAWAKSGQDIASGITADQYKSSKEANWSPEKIDGYNHALSGKILIPQPPGTKLRNLYEKESGFGVTKFMLIEVFVAVIIAVVFIAYSRRIANGKLPKGTLWNLLDVFITFIRDQVAKANIHHGADKFVATLWSLFFFVLGCNLFGLLPWMGSPTGSISVTITLAVAVLFIGMIAGAKEFGPVGVWKNLVPSMDLPFILAIFIIPMMFVIEVMGMLIKHAVLGVRLLANMVAGHVVLLAVMGLAIAVQDQGYLLALPVMVIVLAGSILLSCLELFVAFLQAYVFALLAALFINAETHSH; from the coding sequence ATGGCCGCCAACGAGGTCCTGCTCCATATCAAAGACAGTTTCTACTTCGAGGTTCCGAAGTGGTTGTGGCCTAAAAACCACGAAACTGTGCAAGACTTCCCGGATGTCTGGGTACGTCTCGACCCACAGTTTCAAGAGTGGCAGGCCGAGCAAGTCTTTCATGAGCTCAGCAGCGAAGAAGCCGAAGGTCTCCCTAGCGAGCATGACTTCCTGCACAACTACGAACACTGGAAGCACGAAGAAGGCAACCACGGCAAGCCTATTCAGCGTTACCTGGCGGAACTAGCCGCCCCGAAAGAAGAAGGTGGCGAAGGTTTGGCTTGGGCCAAGAGTGGCCAAGATATCGCTTCTGGCATCACCGCGGATCAGTATAAGTCATCCAAGGAAGCCAACTGGTCGCCTGAGAAGATTGACGGATACAACCACGCACTGAGTGGAAAAATCCTAATTCCTCAACCGCCAGGAACCAAGCTGCGAAACCTGTACGAAAAGGAATCGGGGTTTGGGGTGACGAAGTTCATGCTGATTGAAGTCTTCGTTGCAGTAATCATCGCAGTTGTCTTCATCGCTTACTCGCGTCGAATAGCCAACGGTAAGCTTCCGAAGGGAACCCTTTGGAATTTGTTGGATGTGTTCATCACGTTCATTCGCGATCAAGTCGCCAAAGCCAATATTCATCACGGTGCTGACAAGTTTGTCGCCACCTTGTGGTCCTTGTTCTTCTTCGTTCTCGGCTGCAACCTGTTTGGACTGTTGCCGTGGATGGGGTCCCCTACCGGCTCGATTAGTGTCACGATCACTTTGGCCGTCGCCGTCCTGTTTATCGGGATGATTGCAGGTGCTAAGGAGTTCGGCCCGGTCGGTGTCTGGAAGAACCTGGTTCCATCGATGGATTTGCCGTTTATCCTCGCAATCTTCATTATTCCGATGATGTTCGTGATCGAAGTCATGGGGATGTTGATCAAGCATGCTGTGTTGGGCGTTCGTTTGCTCGCTAACATGGTCGCTGGGCATGTCGTGCTTTTAGCAGTCATGGGTTTAGCAATCGCCGTTCAAGATCAAGGATATCTGCTCGCGTTGCCAGTGATGGTAATCGTTCTGGCAGGAAGTATCCTGTTGAGCTGCTTGGAACTTTTTGTTGCCTTCCTACAGGCATACGTCTTCGCTTTGCTCGCTGCACTGTTCATCAATGCAGAAACGCACAGCCACTAA
- a CDS encoding Gldg family protein: MYTSMPAEFYFKLLTLVLFDLLFALAFFVMLIPLSMAKKASYAVMKRNFKSYFSNPTGYVFLAIFVLLTSMAAFWPHEFFNANLANLNELNGQITLIMLIFIPTITMGLWADEKRLGTDELLLTLPATDFDIVIGKYLAAVSVFSVSLIFSQVCNFLVLDSLSLGSMDVGLFITTYIGYWFIGLTMISLGMVASFMTNNLTLGFVLGILVNAPFVLLQYSDAFVTQNEWVGFLSEASMGKQFADFGRGVVSISSLVYFLMMTFVGIYLSMVLIGRRHWLGGKDGESLLFHFIIRAVCLLVVAFAGTLAFVIHDVRWDYTENGTSSLLPETKELVRNLSTEQPIRIEAFVSGNVPKSHAQTKLDVVNYLNEFRALNGSNINVVIHDGLEPFSETADIARETYGIEPRQLLSEERGALAQEEVILGAVVQSGLEKVVIPFFDAGVPVEYELVRSIGTVAEKKRKRLGVLATDAQLFGGIQQSQLGGFQNIPPQLIINELEKQFDVTEVDPNSPIDPSSYDVLLAVQPSSLTPVGMQNFIDVIKSGVPTAIFDDPAPTLMGIATPIGQEKRSQFPGRRPAEPKGDIRQLWDLLHIQMPGKQLPTDRYYQPYVVWQDYNPEVRLSKLGVITKEYVFADPFVPGAPDYTALNNTVDVTSGLREMLLLYPGAIQKQPGFPKSMTFTPLVSTGTKIGTVSYQDLMTYAQDKRRLDAKRQIAVGPTGGMPDPFVLAALIQGTPTSTAANAAALQQPEEKKEDDAEEDETKDAESKSSEPQLNVAMVADIDLLHSAFVQMRAVSGDPSEMQLDNTVFLLNLLDKLAGEDEYIPIRSRNEPIARLGLMEALTESARTEGDEALREASLRAQQQQDELEKELQQPIEELNKRIRDLNARATQGGEIRVEEVKEVQALQSDLAQREADVENKKKAAVARIEANLQREQERIQRELNRKVLAYQNQVKTLAVALPPIPPIVIGIVVFVLRRLKEREGLSKDRIIK, encoded by the coding sequence ATGTATACCTCGATGCCCGCCGAATTCTACTTCAAGCTTCTGACGCTGGTATTGTTTGATCTGCTATTCGCTTTGGCATTCTTCGTCATGCTGATTCCGCTTTCGATGGCCAAGAAGGCATCGTATGCGGTGATGAAGCGAAACTTCAAGTCCTACTTTAGCAATCCTACCGGGTATGTCTTTCTGGCGATCTTTGTGTTGTTGACTTCGATGGCCGCGTTTTGGCCGCACGAGTTCTTCAACGCGAACCTGGCTAATTTGAATGAACTAAACGGTCAGATAACGCTCATCATGTTGATCTTCATTCCAACGATCACCATGGGATTGTGGGCGGACGAAAAGCGTCTCGGAACCGACGAATTATTGCTCACGTTGCCGGCAACCGACTTCGATATCGTGATCGGTAAGTACCTTGCCGCCGTGTCGGTGTTCAGCGTGTCGCTGATCTTCTCGCAGGTCTGCAACTTTCTGGTGCTCGATAGCCTCTCGCTGGGCTCGATGGACGTTGGCCTCTTCATCACAACTTACATCGGTTACTGGTTCATCGGGCTGACGATGATCTCACTAGGTATGGTTGCCTCGTTTATGACGAACAACCTGACGCTCGGTTTCGTGCTCGGTATTTTGGTGAATGCCCCGTTCGTGCTGCTGCAATACTCGGATGCTTTCGTAACGCAGAACGAATGGGTCGGCTTCCTCAGCGAAGCAAGTATGGGTAAGCAGTTCGCGGACTTTGGACGTGGCGTGGTCTCGATCAGTTCGCTGGTTTACTTCCTGATGATGACCTTCGTCGGGATCTACCTTTCGATGGTGCTCATCGGTCGCCGGCATTGGCTCGGCGGTAAAGATGGCGAGTCGCTCTTGTTCCATTTCATCATTCGCGCGGTCTGTTTGCTGGTCGTCGCATTTGCCGGCACCCTGGCCTTCGTCATTCATGACGTGCGATGGGACTACACCGAGAATGGCACGAGCAGTCTTTTACCGGAAACCAAAGAACTTGTTCGCAATCTTTCCACCGAGCAGCCTATCCGCATCGAAGCATTCGTCAGTGGCAATGTCCCAAAGTCGCACGCCCAAACAAAGCTGGACGTCGTCAATTACCTGAATGAATTTCGTGCTTTAAACGGTTCTAACATCAACGTCGTCATCCATGATGGCCTCGAACCATTTAGCGAAACGGCCGATATCGCTCGTGAGACGTACGGAATCGAACCACGGCAATTGCTTTCGGAAGAGCGTGGCGCGCTTGCTCAGGAGGAGGTCATTCTCGGGGCGGTCGTACAAAGCGGTTTGGAAAAGGTGGTGATTCCCTTCTTCGATGCTGGGGTCCCCGTTGAGTATGAACTGGTCCGCTCGATTGGTACCGTGGCCGAAAAGAAGCGGAAGCGACTTGGGGTGTTAGCGACCGATGCTCAGTTGTTTGGCGGCATTCAGCAGTCGCAACTCGGAGGTTTCCAAAACATCCCGCCTCAGTTGATTATCAACGAATTGGAAAAACAGTTTGATGTGACTGAGGTCGATCCGAATTCACCGATTGATCCTTCCTCGTACGATGTTCTGTTGGCGGTTCAACCATCAAGCCTCACGCCGGTGGGCATGCAGAATTTCATCGACGTCATCAAGTCTGGCGTGCCGACGGCAATCTTCGACGACCCGGCACCCACACTGATGGGAATTGCTACCCCAATTGGTCAAGAGAAGCGAAGCCAGTTCCCCGGTCGTCGTCCAGCGGAACCGAAGGGCGACATTCGTCAGTTGTGGGATCTGCTTCACATTCAAATGCCAGGCAAGCAGTTGCCTACCGATCGCTACTATCAGCCATATGTTGTCTGGCAAGATTACAACCCTGAAGTTCGTCTTAGCAAGCTAGGCGTGATTACGAAAGAATACGTGTTTGCCGATCCATTTGTACCAGGGGCACCCGATTACACGGCTCTGAATAACACCGTCGACGTGACTTCTGGCCTGCGAGAAATGCTGCTTCTGTATCCCGGGGCAATTCAAAAACAGCCTGGCTTCCCGAAGTCGATGACCTTCACGCCGTTGGTCTCGACTGGAACGAAGATTGGTACGGTTTCTTACCAGGACCTGATGACCTACGCACAAGACAAGCGGCGACTGGATGCGAAACGTCAGATCGCTGTCGGGCCGACCGGAGGGATGCCAGATCCATTTGTCCTGGCCGCGCTAATTCAAGGAACGCCCACGTCGACCGCTGCCAATGCCGCCGCATTGCAACAGCCGGAAGAGAAGAAAGAGGACGACGCGGAAGAAGACGAAACCAAGGATGCGGAAAGCAAGTCCAGCGAACCGCAGTTGAATGTTGCAATGGTCGCCGATATCGACTTACTGCATAGTGCTTTCGTCCAGATGCGAGCGGTCAGTGGTGATCCTTCCGAAATGCAACTCGACAATACGGTCTTCCTGCTCAACTTGCTCGATAAATTGGCAGGCGAAGACGAGTACATTCCGATTCGCAGTCGTAATGAGCCAATCGCCCGTTTGGGATTGATGGAAGCATTGACCGAATCGGCCCGAACTGAGGGGGATGAAGCGCTGCGTGAAGCTTCGCTTCGTGCCCAGCAGCAACAGGATGAGCTTGAGAAAGAGCTTCAGCAGCCGATTGAAGAATTGAACAAGCGAATCCGCGACCTCAACGCCCGAGCGACTCAAGGGGGCGAGATTCGTGTTGAGGAAGTGAAAGAAGTTCAAGCGTTGCAGTCTGATCTCGCTCAGCGTGAAGCTGACGTCGAGAATAAGAAGAAGGCCGCGGTCGCTCGAATCGAAGCCAACCTCCAACGCGAACAGGAACGAATTCAGCGCGAGCTGAATCGTAAGGTTCTCGCCTACCAAAACCAAGTAAAGACGCTGGCCGTTGCCCTGCCGCCGATCCCGCCGATCGTGATTGGTATCGTGGTGTTCGTCCTCCGTCGACTCAAGGAACGAGAAGGCTTATCGAAAGATCGAATCATCAAGTAA
- a CDS encoding sugar phosphate isomerase/epimerase family protein, protein MNRSRREFLTNCSAAAGTAACSLAVAGPASLLAAEQDAKSKQTKIKKAVKIGMVGVKGTLAEKMTVLKELGFDGVELNSPGGPEPAEVQKAIEVSGLPVHGVVDSIHWNTRLSDPDEEVRAKGLEGLITAIKASKAYGGTSVLLVPGVVNNDVTYDQCWERSIEQIKKALPVAKEENIQILMENVWNNFLTDPKETARFIDELDSDMVGAYFDVGNTVKYSPPHEWIPILGARIKKLDIKDYGNGKGFGAKLLEGDVDWPKVMANLREINYEGWATAEISGGPRERLTEIADRMDRIFAS, encoded by the coding sequence ATGAATCGCTCCCGCCGAGAGTTCCTCACCAACTGTTCTGCTGCTGCCGGAACTGCTGCGTGCTCGCTTGCTGTGGCTGGCCCAGCATCCCTTCTGGCTGCCGAACAGGATGCCAAATCCAAGCAGACCAAAATCAAAAAGGCTGTCAAAATTGGCATGGTGGGCGTCAAAGGTACGCTCGCCGAGAAGATGACCGTTTTGAAAGAACTGGGCTTCGACGGTGTAGAACTCAACTCCCCAGGCGGACCTGAGCCGGCGGAAGTCCAGAAGGCAATCGAAGTCTCTGGTTTGCCTGTGCATGGCGTCGTCGACTCGATTCACTGGAATACACGACTTTCCGACCCTGACGAAGAAGTCCGAGCCAAAGGGCTGGAAGGTCTGATCACCGCCATCAAGGCCAGCAAGGCCTACGGTGGCACAAGCGTGCTGCTGGTTCCTGGCGTGGTCAACAACGATGTTACCTACGATCAGTGCTGGGAACGCTCGATCGAGCAGATCAAGAAAGCGCTGCCTGTCGCCAAGGAAGAAAACATTCAAATCCTCATGGAAAATGTCTGGAACAACTTCCTAACCGATCCGAAAGAAACCGCTCGCTTTATCGACGAACTCGATAGCGACATGGTCGGTGCCTACTTCGATGTCGGCAACACCGTGAAGTACTCGCCTCCGCACGAATGGATTCCTATCCTGGGTGCCCGCATCAAGAAGCTCGACATCAAGGATTACGGCAACGGCAAAGGTTTCGGCGCCAAGTTGCTGGAAGGGGACGTCGATTGGCCGAAGGTGATGGCCAACCTTCGCGAAATCAACTACGAAGGCTGGGCAACTGCGGAAATCTCAGGCGGACCTCGCGAGCGATTGACTGAAATCGCCGATCGTATGGATCGTATCTTCGCCAGCTAA
- the larE gene encoding ATP-dependent sacrificial sulfur transferase LarE produces MNAPSPASQQLLDWFNNLESCLVAFSGGVDSSVVAKAASLALQDRAIAVTAKSPSVAQRDLEIAQQVAAAIGIRHEVVETSELSRPGYVANASDRCFHCKSELYDHLTAIRSRYATEVIVNGANLDDQGDHRPGMIAAANANVRSPLIECAIDKSTLRKIAKEWSLPVWDRPASPCLASRIAYGVEVTPERLKMVELAEAVVRDLGLRDMRVRYHEGDLARIEVPVDSIAVLADADIRQRVEAELREIGFKFVTLDLGGLKSGSLNQLIQVQL; encoded by the coding sequence ATGAACGCCCCCTCCCCTGCCAGCCAGCAATTGTTGGATTGGTTCAACAATTTAGAGTCTTGCCTCGTCGCATTTTCTGGGGGTGTCGATAGCAGTGTCGTGGCCAAAGCAGCGTCGCTTGCCTTGCAAGACCGAGCTATTGCCGTGACCGCGAAAAGTCCGAGCGTGGCTCAGCGTGATTTGGAAATTGCTCAGCAGGTCGCCGCGGCGATTGGCATTCGTCACGAAGTCGTTGAGACCTCCGAGCTCTCCCGCCCAGGTTATGTGGCCAACGCTTCCGATCGTTGTTTCCACTGCAAGTCGGAACTGTACGATCACCTGACAGCGATCCGTTCGCGGTACGCGACCGAAGTGATCGTCAACGGAGCAAATCTCGACGATCAAGGAGATCACCGGCCTGGCATGATCGCCGCTGCCAATGCGAACGTACGGTCTCCTTTGATCGAGTGTGCGATCGACAAGTCCACCCTTCGTAAGATCGCCAAAGAGTGGTCGTTACCGGTCTGGGATCGGCCGGCGTCGCCATGCTTGGCAAGCCGCATTGCCTACGGTGTCGAGGTCACTCCAGAGCGACTCAAGATGGTCGAACTGGCCGAAGCAGTTGTGCGAGACCTGGGGCTTCGCGACATGCGAGTTCGCTACCACGAAGGAGACTTGGCGAGAATCGAAGTCCCCGTTGATTCGATTGCCGTCCTTGCTGATGCGGATATTCGTCAGCGCGTTGAAGCAGAGTTACGAGAGATCGGCTTCAAGTTTGTCACGCTCGACTTGGGTGGTTTGAAGTCTGGCAGTCTGAATCAGCTAATTCAGGTTCAGCTGTAG
- a CDS encoding NAD(P)-dependent alcohol dehydrogenase, protein MGFLAYAATEAGKTLESYEYDPGQLGPDEVEIDVDYCGLCHSDLSMVDNDWGMSSYPFVPGHEVVGRVAAMGDLVKHLKVGQKVGLGWKARSCMVCDQCMSGNHHRCPNGVDTIVGRNGGFANKVRCQGAWAIPIPDAVDFAKAGPLFCGGLTVFNPLFLSQLSPTGHVAVVGIGGLGHMALKFVNAWGCEVTAFSTSPDKEAEAKEMGAHHFLNSRDEDALASAAGKFDLVLVTVNVMLNWDAYVNLLKPGGRLQIVGAIPKFEATWFPMLAGERTVGGSPIGSPSLATKMLDFSGRHAIAPMVEEMPMSKINDALEHLKSGKARYRIVLKNDF, encoded by the coding sequence ATGGGCTTTCTCGCTTATGCCGCCACCGAAGCTGGCAAAACGCTCGAATCCTATGAATACGATCCTGGACAACTCGGTCCGGATGAAGTCGAGATCGACGTCGACTACTGTGGGCTTTGCCACAGCGACCTCAGCATGGTCGACAACGATTGGGGGATGTCGAGCTATCCGTTTGTTCCCGGTCACGAGGTAGTTGGCCGTGTCGCGGCTATGGGAGACTTGGTCAAGCACTTAAAGGTAGGCCAGAAGGTCGGTCTGGGATGGAAGGCTCGATCCTGCATGGTTTGCGATCAATGTATGTCGGGCAATCATCATCGCTGCCCTAACGGTGTCGATACAATCGTCGGTCGCAATGGTGGCTTCGCCAACAAAGTGAGGTGTCAGGGAGCCTGGGCAATCCCAATTCCCGATGCAGTTGATTTTGCCAAAGCGGGGCCTTTGTTCTGTGGTGGGCTGACTGTTTTCAATCCCTTGTTCCTTAGCCAATTGAGCCCGACTGGGCATGTCGCCGTCGTCGGAATTGGTGGCTTAGGGCATATGGCCCTGAAATTTGTAAACGCCTGGGGATGCGAAGTCACAGCGTTCTCGACGTCGCCTGACAAAGAAGCCGAAGCGAAGGAGATGGGTGCCCATCACTTCCTGAACTCGCGTGATGAAGACGCATTGGCATCGGCGGCCGGAAAGTTTGATTTGGTCTTGGTGACGGTCAATGTGATGTTGAACTGGGATGCTTACGTCAATCTGCTGAAGCCCGGCGGGCGGCTACAAATTGTCGGTGCGATTCCGAAGTTCGAGGCGACTTGGTTCCCGATGCTGGCCGGAGAGCGAACCGTCGGTGGTAGTCCCATCGGCAGCCCTTCCCTGGCAACCAAGATGCTTGACTTCAGCGGTCGGCATGCCATCGCTCCGATGGTTGAGGAGATGCCGATGTCGAAGATTAACGACGCCTTGGAACATCTCAAGAGCGGCAAGGCCCGTTACCGAATTGTGCTGAAAAACGATTTCTAG
- a CDS encoding DUF4340 domain-containing protein yields MSEKAKTAIFILIAAIVGGWAYASRPVAINDAPEEEVNKPLFPEFSDPLQAQSMLITRFDPERATIRKFEVANTKNGWQIVTKGGYPANATEHMTKAAVSLVDLKVLRVIEATPGQQPDYGVVEPNANSLTAADEGVGQMISIKDSADKILANLIVGYADKENAQLRYVRVPGRNRIYLVKLDPTVFSTEFSDWIDKDLLEVNPFDVLAMRFRNYTLQLTAQGTVGFSPQMDAQVAFNEASNGWNLTEFQAPTAGDPAHLQPAQIPEGEALNTERLNAIRDALKDVTIVDVVPKPLQLADALKKDFEIQKLQQDDWGTLIATGFLPYTLPGEDTAKICGVNGEVVFETKDAVRYRLLFGNQRLGGENKDQRQQYLFVQAEFAQEMVPMPELQEVPEIKEGEGQDVEAQDKLRREIKDANGRALDVYHQRLAAAKLKILDLNDKFADWYYVVSSEDIAKIQLKRDQIAVNPNQPADQQGGRGMLLPSAGGMGGPPTKPEVMQPGAFQQPMTPAASSPEPKEPTEEKPASEEPMNSGDEEKPAEPETEESATIPKEEEKDEPTETEESANKSDESSDDSQEDSND; encoded by the coding sequence ATGAGTGAAAAAGCTAAAACCGCGATCTTTATTCTCATCGCTGCCATTGTTGGTGGTTGGGCCTACGCTTCGCGCCCCGTCGCGATCAACGATGCTCCGGAAGAAGAGGTCAACAAGCCACTCTTCCCCGAGTTTAGCGATCCACTTCAAGCACAATCGATGCTGATCACCCGCTTCGACCCCGAGCGGGCCACGATTCGCAAGTTTGAAGTTGCCAACACGAAGAACGGCTGGCAAATCGTCACCAAGGGTGGTTATCCGGCGAATGCGACCGAGCATATGACAAAGGCCGCCGTCAGCTTGGTTGACCTTAAGGTCCTTCGGGTTATCGAAGCAACGCCGGGTCAGCAACCCGATTACGGCGTAGTCGAGCCTAATGCCAATTCGCTGACGGCTGCGGATGAAGGGGTGGGCCAGATGATCTCCATCAAAGATTCCGCTGACAAGATCTTGGCGAATCTGATCGTAGGCTACGCCGACAAAGAGAACGCCCAACTCCGCTACGTTCGCGTCCCAGGCCGAAATCGGATTTACCTGGTGAAGCTTGATCCGACGGTATTCTCGACTGAGTTCTCCGACTGGATCGACAAAGACCTGCTTGAGGTTAATCCGTTTGATGTATTAGCGATGCGATTCCGCAATTACACCCTTCAGCTAACCGCTCAAGGCACTGTTGGTTTCTCACCGCAAATGGACGCTCAGGTCGCATTCAACGAAGCCAGCAACGGCTGGAATCTGACCGAATTTCAAGCTCCTACCGCCGGCGATCCAGCTCACTTGCAGCCAGCTCAGATTCCGGAAGGGGAAGCTCTGAATACGGAACGCTTGAACGCGATTCGTGATGCCCTCAAGGATGTCACCATCGTCGACGTTGTGCCCAAACCACTCCAACTCGCCGATGCGCTAAAGAAGGACTTCGAGATTCAAAAGTTACAACAGGATGACTGGGGCACACTGATCGCAACCGGGTTCCTGCCTTATACGCTGCCGGGCGAAGACACCGCAAAGATTTGTGGCGTCAATGGGGAAGTTGTTTTCGAAACGAAAGATGCTGTCCGTTATCGCTTGCTGTTCGGAAATCAGCGACTGGGTGGCGAGAATAAAGATCAGCGACAGCAATACTTGTTTGTTCAAGCCGAGTTTGCCCAAGAGATGGTACCGATGCCGGAACTGCAAGAGGTTCCGGAGATTAAAGAAGGCGAAGGGCAAGATGTCGAGGCACAAGATAAGCTGCGTCGAGAAATCAAAGATGCGAACGGTCGGGCATTGGACGTCTACCATCAACGTCTAGCCGCTGCCAAGCTCAAGATTCTTGACCTGAATGACAAGTTCGCCGATTGGTACTACGTCGTTTCGAGTGAAGATATTGCCAAGATCCAACTGAAACGCGATCAAATCGCCGTAAACCCGAATCAGCCGGCCGATCAACAAGGTGGCCGTGGCATGTTGCTTCCGTCCGCTGGCGGCATGGGCGGACCTCCTACGAAGCCAGAGGTGATGCAGCCCGGGGCATTTCAACAGCCAATGACTCCAGCGGCTTCTTCCCCTGAGCCAAAAGAGCCGACCGAAGAAAAGCCAGCATCCGAAGAACCGATGAATAGTGGCGACGAAGAGAAGCCGGCAGAGCCGGAGACAGAAGAGTCCGCTACGATTCCAAAAGAAGAGGAAAAAGACGAACCGACGGAAACCGAAGAATCGGCGAACAAATCGGACGAATCGTCTGATGATTCCCAGGAGGACTCGAACGACTAG
- a CDS encoding AtpZ/AtpI family protein, with protein sequence MAPPFQPDLDPIARAYVWVGRIFTICGEMIVPGVLGYGIDHLLGITFPVFAMIGFAAGLILGMTHLVIMANSQETRGRVEHDPAERDEEHRS encoded by the coding sequence TTGGCACCACCTTTTCAACCGGACCTCGATCCGATTGCGAGGGCCTACGTTTGGGTAGGACGGATCTTCACGATCTGTGGCGAGATGATTGTGCCCGGGGTATTAGGTTATGGGATCGACCATTTATTGGGGATCACTTTCCCAGTTTTCGCGATGATTGGTTTTGCCGCCGGGCTCATCCTGGGCATGACTCACTTGGTGATCATGGCCAATTCGCAAGAAACACGCGGACGTGTAGAGCACGACCCGGCCGAACGCGATGAAGAGCATCGCAGCTAA
- the atpE gene encoding ATP synthase F0 subunit C codes for MAQEATASLPIATNYLGIGLVVIGAGYGIGKLAASALESMARQPEVAGNIQTAMIIAAALIEGFTFFALLLCWIA; via the coding sequence ATGGCTCAAGAAGCTACCGCAAGCCTGCCTATCGCAACCAACTACCTCGGTATCGGCCTGGTCGTTATCGGTGCTGGTTACGGCATCGGCAAGTTAGCTGCTAGTGCCCTCGAAAGCATGGCTCGTCAGCCAGAAGTCGCTGGTAACATTCAAACCGCAATGATTATTGCTGCAGCTCTTATCGAAGGTTTTACCTTCTTCGCACTGCTGCTTTGCTGGATCGCCTAG
- a CDS encoding DUF4912 domain-containing protein, with amino-acid sequence MITAASLKEYTAKDLAQMAKRRGVTGWHAMRKDELVKALIKAAKTTSSTSKSKSSSKAKKAKPAAPAAKAPAPATAKSRKAPTAKAKPPEVAAKKRISKPKPQKKSDPKVVESIRSMHEQRQAAKDIGTSGNEANGADRLVLMVRDSYWLHACWEVSRKSIDRAKAALAQDWHTSIPVLRVTQVDGEIMTSGSERLVKQIEIHGGVKNWYIDVADPPKSYRCHLGYLATNGRFHAIARSNVVTTPRPGSCEEIDGNWDDVAENVEKIYALSGGADEEHADGELREMLEQRFRRPVGMPMAARLGLVGDQFTNGKSNQDFDLKIEVEMMVYGSTKPGSYVTLSGEPVKVREDGTFLVKMDFPDKRQIFPIVARSKDGLEQRTIALAVERNTKTMDPISHDPRDANST; translated from the coding sequence TTGATCACCGCCGCTTCTCTGAAGGAATACACAGCAAAGGACTTAGCTCAAATGGCGAAGCGCCGTGGTGTGACCGGTTGGCACGCGATGCGCAAGGATGAACTGGTGAAAGCCCTCATCAAGGCTGCGAAGACAACCAGTTCTACCTCCAAGAGCAAATCATCCTCCAAGGCCAAGAAAGCGAAGCCTGCCGCACCGGCGGCGAAAGCTCCAGCACCAGCGACCGCCAAGTCCCGCAAGGCTCCCACGGCCAAAGCGAAACCACCGGAAGTAGCCGCCAAAAAGCGAATTTCAAAGCCGAAGCCCCAGAAAAAGTCCGACCCGAAAGTGGTCGAATCGATTCGCAGCATGCACGAGCAGCGTCAAGCGGCGAAGGACATCGGTACGAGCGGCAACGAAGCGAACGGCGCAGATCGCTTGGTATTGATGGTGCGTGATTCGTACTGGCTACATGCCTGCTGGGAAGTCTCGCGAAAATCAATCGATCGCGCCAAAGCTGCCTTGGCTCAAGACTGGCACACTTCGATCCCCGTGCTTCGGGTCACCCAAGTCGACGGCGAGATCATGACAAGCGGTTCCGAACGCCTTGTGAAGCAGATCGAGATTCATGGGGGCGTCAAGAATTGGTACATCGACGTCGCTGACCCACCGAAAAGCTATCGTTGCCACCTTGGCTATCTCGCCACGAACGGTCGATTCCATGCGATCGCCCGCAGCAACGTGGTAACCACACCACGCCCTGGCTCGTGCGAGGAAATCGACGGCAACTGGGACGATGTCGCTGAGAACGTGGAAAAGATTTATGCCCTCAGCGGCGGTGCCGACGAAGAGCACGCGGACGGCGAACTGCGAGAAATGCTGGAACAGCGCTTCCGTCGCCCAGTCGGCATGCCGATGGCCGCCCGTTTGGGTCTGGTCGGCGATCAATTTACCAACGGCAAGTCGAACCAAGACTTCGATCTCAAGATTGAAGTCGAAATGATGGTTTATGGTTCCACCAAACCTGGATCGTACGTCACCCTCTCGGGCGAACCGGTCAAGGTTCGGGAAGACGGCACCTTCTTGGTAAAAATGGATTTCCCTGACAAGCGACAGATTTTTCCAATCGTTGCCCGCTCGAAGGATGGGCTGGAACAACGGACGATTGCTCTAGCCGTCGAACGGAACACCAAGACCATGGACCCGATTTCACACGACCCGCGCGATGCGAATAGCACCTAG